In Streptomyces sp. NBC_01231, the sequence ATGCCGCTGTGGCTCGTGGTGGCCCTCGACGCGGCGCGCGAGGGCTGCGCCGGGGAGCTGTGCCGGGGCGCCGACGACCCGGAGTGGCTCGTCGGCGCCTGGCTGGTGATCGTCTGCTGGCTGGCCGGGGCCGTACTCCTCGGCATCGCCTGGTTCGTCACGCACCGCACCGAGCGGCCGCGACGGCGACCGCACAGCGGGTGGCACCGGCATTGACCGGGTCAGGACGACGTCCGCGGCACCAGCTCCGTCGCCAGCACCACCTGGCGTCGCTCCAGTTCCCGGGTGACCGCCGGACGACGGTCGGCGATCTCGGTCAGCAGCAGGTCGATCATCCTGCGGCCCATCTCCTCGATGGGCTGACGCACACTGGTCAGCGGCGGGTCCATGTGGCGGGCGATGGCCGAGTCGTCGTAGCCGACGAGCGCCACGTCGTCGGGGATGGCGCGACCCTCCTCGCGCAACACCTGACGGGCGCCGGCCGCCATCACGTCCGAGCCCGCGAAGACCGCGTCCAGGTCGGGACGGCGGGCCAGCAGCTTCGTCATCGCGCGCCGGCCGCCCTCCTCGGTGAAGTCACCCGTCTCGATCAGCCGCTCGTCCACCTGGTGCCCCGCGTCCAGCAGGGCGTCACGGTAGCCGTCGACGCGGCGCTGGGCGCCGTACACGTCGAGCCGGCCGGTGATGTGGGCGACCACCCGGGAACCACGGGCCAGCAGGTGCTCGACCGCCGAACGGGCGCCGCCGTAGTTGTCCGAGTCGACCGACGGCAACGTCTCCGCGGCCGATCTCGGGCCGCTGATCACTGCCGGTATCTCCAGCTGGGCAATCAGGTCGGGCAGCGGGTCGTCGGCGTGCACGGACACCAGCAGAACGCCGTCGACCCGGTGCGCGGCCAGGTACTGGGCGAGGCGGGCCCGCTCCCGGTCGCTGCCCGCGAAGATCAGCAGCAGCTGCATCTCCGTGTCGGACAGCTCGGCGCCGACGCCCTTGAGCATGTCCGAGAAGTACGGTTCCGCGAAGAACCGGGTCTCCGGCTCGGGCACCACGAGGGCGATCGCGTCCGTGCGGTTGGCGGCCAGGGCGCGGGCGGCCGTGTTGGGCACGTAGCCAAGCTCGGCGACCACCGCCTCCACCGCCGCGCGGGTGGCGTCGCTGACCCGGGGCGATCCGTTGATCACCCGGGAGACCGTGCCGCGACCCACGCCGGCCCGTGCCGCCACCTCCTCGAGGGTGGGCCGGCCACCGCTCCGCCCCCTCGCTCCGTGGCCCATGGCTCCGCCTTCCCACCGTTGTCTTGACGCTGGCCTGGAATTTAACAGTCCCGCTCACCGGCGAGGCTGTCACGGGGCCCGCCACCCCCTCGCATCCCGGTTCGACCGAAACGGTCCGCTCCTCGCACGCCGGACGGCAGGTGACGTCGGCCGTGTCCGGATCCGCTCCCCCGTGTTCCAGTTAACAGCCCGATAACTGAACGCATCTCTCCGCCCCCAGTCCCTTGACACCCCCGCCCGGACCGACGAACCTTCAACACATCACAAGTGGGAGCGCTCCCACGGTACCTGACACATACAGAACCCGCACGTTCCCCGCCCGAGCCGCAGCATGAAACAACGGGTCCAACAACGCAGTTGGCCGGGGGGCCGGCACGTTCAGGGCGACTGGAGGACGCAATGCGAGGACGTACCCTCCGCCACTCTCGGCTGGGCTCGAGAGGGGGCAGGACCAGCAGGACACTGGTTCTGGCCGTGGCCGCGACGATGAGCGCCGGGCTGCTGGCCGGCTGCGCCGACGACGGTGGCGACGGAAACAATTCGTCCGGGGATGACAAGGGCAAGACCGTCATCAACATGGGCCTCTTCGGCACCTTCGGCTTCAAGGAAGCCGGGCTCTACGCCGAGTACCAGAAGCTCCACCCGGACATCAAGATCGAGGAGACCGTCACCCAGCGCAACGAGAACTACTACCCCGCGCTCGTCAACCACCTCACCACCGGCGCGGGCCTGATGGACGTCCAGGCCGTCGAAGTCGGCAACATCTCCGAGGTGGTGGGCACGCAGGCGGACAAGCTCGAGGACCTCTCGAAGGCGCCGGGCGTGAAACCGAGCGACTGGCTGGACTGGAAGTGGCAGCAGGCCACCACGAAGGACGGCCAGACGATCGGCCTCGGCACCGACGTGGGGCCGGTGGCGATCTGCTACCGCAAGGACCTCTTCCAGGCAGCCGGACTGCCGACCGACCGCGACGAGCTGGCGGAGCTGTGGGCCGGCGACTGGAAGAAGCTGATCGAGGTCGGCAAGGACTACCAGAAGAACGCCCCCAAGGGCACCACCTTCATGGACTCACCCGGTGGCCTGATGGACGCCGTCCTCGGCAGTGAGAAGGTCAGGTTCTACGACGAGTCCGGCAAGGTCATCTACAAGACCAACCCGGTCGTCAAGCAGGCCTTCATGCAGACCGCGCAGGCCGCCGAGGACGGACTGGTCGGCTCTCAGACCCAGTTCAGCCAGGACTGGAACAGCACGGTCGCCAACAGCAAGTTCGCCGCGATCGCCTGCCCGCCGTGGATGCTCGGCACGCTCAAGGAACACGCGAAGCCGGATGCCAAGGGCAAGTGGGACGTGGCCGTCGCACCCAAGTCCGGCAACTGGGGTGGCGCCTTCCTCACCGTTCCGAAGAGCGGCAAGAACGTGAAGGAGGCCACGAAGCTGGCCACCTGGCTGACCGCTCCGGCGCAGCAGGCGAAGCTGTTCGAGGTGCAGGGCGGCCTCCCGAGCACACCGGCCGCGTACACCATGCCCGAGGTGCTGAACGCGAAGAACGCGATGACCGCTGACGCGCCGGTCGGCAAGATCTTCGCCGAGGCGGCGAAGACGACCCCCGTCCAGGTCATCGGTCCGAAGGACCAGGTCGTTCTGTCGGGCCTGAACGACAACGGCCTCGTCCTGGTCACCAAGGGCAAGTCGCCCGAGGACGCGTGGGACACGGCCACCAAGACCATCGACAACAACCTGGAGAAGTGACCGGTATGGCCACCCGGCACGACACCGCCGCGCCCCCTGGTAAGGAGGGGGGCGCGGCCCCGGCCCGCCCGCTTCCCGGCGCCGGGCACACGGACACCGCGAAGAAGCGGGCCCGGCTGTCCCGCCGCTGGCAGCGGGACATGCGCTGGAGCCCGTACGCCTTCATCTCGCCGTTCTTCCTGCTGTTCGTCGCGTTCGGCCTGTTCCCGCTCCTCTACACGGGCTGGGCGTCGCTGCACCAGGTGGAGCTGACGGCGCCCACCGACATGAGCTGGGTGGGGCTGCGCAACTACACCCGGATCTTCGATGACGACTTCTTCTGGAACGCGGCGAAGAACACCCTCACCATCGGCATCATCGCCACCGTTCCGCAGTTGCTGATGGCGATGGGCATCGCGCACATCCTCAACTACAAACTGCGCGCCTCGATCTTCTTCCGGGTCGTGATGCTCGCTCCGTACGCGACCTCGATCGCCGCCGCCTCGCTGGTGTTCGTACTGCTCTTCGGCCGCGACTACGGAATGATCAACTGGGTGCTGCACGGGGTCGGTGTCGACCCCGTCGACTGGCAGAACGACAAGTGGTGGTCGCAGTTGGCCGTCTCGACGATCATCATCTGGCGGTGGACCGGCTACAACGCGCTGATCTACCTGGCGGCGATGCAGGCCATCCCGCACGACCTGTACGAGTCGGCGGCCCTGGACGGGGCCAGCCGCTGGCAGCAGTTCCTCCACGTGACGCTGCCGTCGCTGCGGCCGACGATCCTGTTCACCTGTGTCGTGTCGACGATCGGGGCCAGCCAGGTGTTCGGCGAGCCGCTGCTGTTCGACACGACCAAGAGCGCCTCCGGCGGCGCCGAGCACCAGTTCCAGACGCTGGGCCTGTACCTGTACGAGCAGGGCTGGGTGAACCAGCACCTGGGGCGGGCATCGGCGATCGCCTGGGTGATGTTCCTCATCCTCATAGTTGTCGGGATCGTCAACTACGTCATCTCGCGCCGGCTGCGCGCCAGTCATTAAGGAGTTCCGGCCGTGACGACGACTGTGACGAAACCTCCTGCCGACGCGGTGCCCGCACCGCCGAAGCGCACCCGACGCCCCAAGTCGGCGCGGGCGGGCGGGCAGTTGCACGCCGGGCCGATCGCGTACGTGATCCTGGCCCTGTTCTCCCTCGGCTCACTGTTCCCGCTGGTGTGGACGGCCATCGCCGCTTCCCGCGACAACAACCGGCTGGCTCAGTCCCCGCCGCCGTTCTGGTTCGGTGCCGGCCTCTTCGACAAGCTCGAGGTGGCGTGGAAGGAAGCCAACCTCGGTGAGGCGTTCCTCAACACCACCATCGTGGCGGGGATCTCGGCGGTGACCATCGTCGTGCTGTCGACGATCGCCGGGTTCGCCTTCGCCAAGCTGCGGTTCAAGGGCCGCAACGCACTGATGCTGATCGTGATC encodes:
- a CDS encoding LacI family transcriptional regulator; its protein translation is MGHGARGRSGGRPTLEEVAARAGVGRGTVSRVINGSPRVSDATRAAVEAVVAELGYVPNTAARALAANRTDAIALVVPEPETRFFAEPYFSDMLKGVGAELSDTEMQLLLIFAGSDRERARLAQYLAAHRVDGVLLVSVHADDPLPDLIAQLEIPAVISGPRSAAETLPSVDSDNYGGARSAVEHLLARGSRVVAHITGRLDVYGAQRRVDGYRDALLDAGHQVDERLIETGDFTEEGGRRAMTKLLARRPDLDAVFAGSDVMAAGARQVLREEGRAIPDDVALVGYDDSAIARHMDPPLTSVRQPIEEMGRRMIDLLLTEIADRRPAVTRELERRQVVLATELVPRTSS
- a CDS encoding ABC transporter substrate-binding protein, with product MRGRTLRHSRLGSRGGRTSRTLVLAVAATMSAGLLAGCADDGGDGNNSSGDDKGKTVINMGLFGTFGFKEAGLYAEYQKLHPDIKIEETVTQRNENYYPALVNHLTTGAGLMDVQAVEVGNISEVVGTQADKLEDLSKAPGVKPSDWLDWKWQQATTKDGQTIGLGTDVGPVAICYRKDLFQAAGLPTDRDELAELWAGDWKKLIEVGKDYQKNAPKGTTFMDSPGGLMDAVLGSEKVRFYDESGKVIYKTNPVVKQAFMQTAQAAEDGLVGSQTQFSQDWNSTVANSKFAAIACPPWMLGTLKEHAKPDAKGKWDVAVAPKSGNWGGAFLTVPKSGKNVKEATKLATWLTAPAQQAKLFEVQGGLPSTPAAYTMPEVLNAKNAMTADAPVGKIFAEAAKTTPVQVIGPKDQVVLSGLNDNGLVLVTKGKSPEDAWDTATKTIDNNLEK
- a CDS encoding sugar ABC transporter permease, with the translated sequence MATRHDTAAPPGKEGGAAPARPLPGAGHTDTAKKRARLSRRWQRDMRWSPYAFISPFFLLFVAFGLFPLLYTGWASLHQVELTAPTDMSWVGLRNYTRIFDDDFFWNAAKNTLTIGIIATVPQLLMAMGIAHILNYKLRASIFFRVVMLAPYATSIAAASLVFVLLFGRDYGMINWVLHGVGVDPVDWQNDKWWSQLAVSTIIIWRWTGYNALIYLAAMQAIPHDLYESAALDGASRWQQFLHVTLPSLRPTILFTCVVSTIGASQVFGEPLLFDTTKSASGGAEHQFQTLGLYLYEQGWVNQHLGRASAIAWVMFLILIVVGIVNYVISRRLRASH